The Triticum dicoccoides isolate Atlit2015 ecotype Zavitan chromosome 6A, WEW_v2.0, whole genome shotgun sequence genome has a window encoding:
- the LOC119316757 gene encoding uncharacterized protein LOC119316757, with protein MGATGGALSSFVLSHRALDRRSISSPHLHPVSSPTSATPRHARGAESQKHDADCGGVRRARPVILSLQGRIRPNLHATSSTPYLLPFSWFNGAFSKVAEAGHVAGSRTTEKSQIVVSNISTKGPAVVA; from the exons ATGGGCGCGACAGGCGGAGCTCTATCCTCCTTTGTCCTGTCCCATCGAGCGCTGGATCGAAGAAGCATCAGCTCCCCCCACCTCCATCCCGTCTCCTCTCCTACATCGGCCACACCACGCCACGCTCGTGGAGCGGAGTCGCAGAAGCACGACGCCGACTGTGGCGGAGTGAGGAGAGCTCGTCCGGTCATCTTGTCACTCCAAGGCAGGATCAGGCCCAACCTCCACGCCACCAGCTCCACCCCATATCTCTTGCCTTTCAG CTGGTTCAATGGTGCCTTCAGCAAAGTCGCCGAGGCTGGTCATGTTGCCGGCTCAAGAACAACAGAAAAGTCCCAGATAGTTGTGTCAAATATATCAACCAAA GGACCTGCTGTCGTTGCTTGA